In one Streptomyces sp. NBC_01288 genomic region, the following are encoded:
- a CDS encoding MMPL family transporter: MGEEAGDEAAGGLGRQQCLPSGDDTHGFLEVGRFDRGGCGTAGSGRPDGGRGPARAGRRHGGRRHTHPRDGGQHQRGGGEFGPERDEGPARIRRRDGPGAIVLDYQRAVFDDFPYILGLIALVTSVLLVRTFRSLLLPLKAVLLNLVSVAAVFGMITWFRQDGHGSNAVFGIAATGALTFWLPVLIFAFLFGLSMDYEVFILARMREEYDRTGSTAYAVEHGLGRTGRLVTSAALILFFAFAALASAPGTDIKVLATALGADILLDATVVRALLVPAMVSLFGRYNWWLPAGIARLLRVEPSPLVPDAVLPAGYEADPHPPTQPTADREPLLPEARP; encoded by the coding sequence CTGGGAGAGGAAGCGGGCGATGAGGCCGCGGGTGGCCTTGGGCGACAGCAGTGCCTCCCCTCGGGCGACGACACGCACGGCTTCCTGGAGGTCGGCCGGTTCGACCGTGGCGGCTGCGGCACGGCGGGTTCCGGGCGTCCGGATGGCGGTCGTGGCCCCGCCCGGGCGGGACGGCGTCACGGAGGTCGTCGTCATACCCACCCGCGAGACGGTGGACAACACCAGCGTGGCGGTGGTGAGTTCGGTCCGGAACGCGACGAAGGACCTGCCCGGATACGTCGGCGTGACGGGCCGGGTGCCATCGTCCTCGACTACCAGCGGGCGGTCTTCGACGACTTCCCGTACATCCTCGGTCTGATCGCGCTGGTCACCTCCGTGCTGCTGGTCCGCACGTTCCGCTCCCTGCTGCTGCCGCTGAAGGCGGTGCTGCTGAACCTGGTCAGCGTGGCCGCGGTGTTCGGGATGATCACCTGGTTCCGGCAGGACGGACACGGCTCGAACGCGGTGTTCGGGATCGCGGCGACCGGTGCGCTGACGTTCTGGCTGCCGGTCCTGATCTTCGCGTTCCTGTTCGGACTGTCCATGGACTACGAGGTGTTCATCCTGGCCCGGATGCGCGAGGAGTACGACCGCACCGGTTCCACCGCGTACGCCGTGGAGCACGGCCTGGGCCGCACCGGGCGGCTGGTCACGTCGGCCGCGCTGATCCTGTTCTTCGCCTTCGCCGCGCTGGCGTCCGCCCCGGGCACCGACATCAAGGTCCTCGCCACCGCGCTCGGCGCCGACATCCTGCTGGACGCCACCGTCGTACGGGCACTACTGGTGCCGGCGATGGTCTCCCTGTTCGGCAGGTACAACTGGTGGCTGCCCGCCGGGATCGCCCGGCTGCTGCGCGTCGAACCGTCACCGCTGGTCCCCGACGCCGTCCTTCCCGCCGGATACGAGGCCGACCCGCACCCGCCGACCCAGCCCACGGCCGACCGCGAACCGCTCCTCCCCGAGGCGCGTCCGTGA